In Devosia litorisediminis, one genomic interval encodes:
- a CDS encoding ABC transporter ATP-binding protein: MAQATAVVADKLPVVAIRDLHKSFGTLEVLKGISFTANEGEVVSLIGSSGSGKSTLLRCINMLEIPDSGVVSIDGEEIKLRGTHPHRQIADEQQIRRIRSELGMVFQSFNLWAHLTILENVMEAPLIVQKRARDEVETEARAMLDKVGIGAKADAYPAQLSGGQQQRAAIARALCINPRVMLFDEPTSALDPELEVEVLRVIKVLADEGRTMVLVTHDMEFARSVSDRVIFLHKGAIEEQGTPDEVFSATKSARLKQFLNAANHD, encoded by the coding sequence ATGGCGCAAGCTACCGCTGTAGTTGCGGACAAATTGCCAGTTGTGGCGATCCGCGATCTGCACAAATCCTTCGGCACGCTTGAAGTGCTCAAGGGTATTTCGTTCACTGCCAATGAGGGCGAAGTCGTGTCGCTGATCGGCTCGTCCGGTTCAGGCAAGTCGACTCTTCTGCGCTGTATCAACATGCTCGAAATACCCGACAGTGGCGTGGTCAGCATTGACGGCGAAGAGATCAAGCTGCGCGGCACCCATCCGCATCGCCAGATTGCCGACGAGCAACAGATCCGTCGCATTCGTTCCGAGCTGGGCATGGTGTTCCAGAGCTTTAATCTGTGGGCCCATCTGACCATTCTCGAAAACGTCATGGAAGCGCCGTTGATCGTCCAGAAGCGCGCGCGCGACGAGGTCGAGACCGAGGCTCGCGCCATGCTCGACAAGGTCGGCATTGGTGCCAAAGCCGACGCCTATCCCGCACAACTTTCCGGCGGCCAGCAGCAACGCGCCGCGATCGCGCGCGCCCTGTGCATCAATCCGCGCGTCATGCTGTTTGATGAACCGACCTCGGCACTCGATCCCGAACTCGAAGTCGAGGTGCTGCGCGTCATCAAGGTGCTGGCTGACGAAGGCCGCACCATGGTGCTGGTCACCCACGACATGGAATTTGCCCGATCCGTCTCGGATCGCGTGATCTTCCTGCACAAGGGCGCCATTGAAGAGCAAGGCACCCCCGACGAGGTCTTCAGCGCCACCAAATCCGCCCGCCTCAAACAATTTCTCAATGCCGCCAACCACGACTAG